One genomic segment of Myxocyprinus asiaticus isolate MX2 ecotype Aquarium Trade chromosome 14, UBuf_Myxa_2, whole genome shotgun sequence includes these proteins:
- the LOC127452140 gene encoding major histocompatibility complex class I-related gene protein, with the protein MFCLIVAMCAVLSAPVCSDSGSHSLWVFATFLTGDSSAPFPEFTAVMMLDDLVIGHYNSQERSFVQEIPQESVNATEQLTILTVCKDMHEAMKTKAYYLIDYLNYTKGLHVQQRLVGCEIFHDKPGRMMTVEAFNRESGFERHYNIQGDQHTQWKWPVIKSRAQLEYDAWLYAHFYRPLCISQLKKYLKKEKNRVMARVKPRVRVIKHSYSDTGVVRITCLATGFYPRHINLTLLQDGQPVNEEQVTGGELLPNADGTYQMRKSMELSAEKQRGRHTYTCTATHLSLDNKLDISLEPDSDPVAVVPLVLALVMLCVIGAVVAFKIWRKRYKQTDQASYIPASANDQTAEIAEHQQM; encoded by the exons ATGTTTTGTCTGATCGTTGCAATGTGTGCAGTACTGTCAGCCCCTGTATGTTCTGACTCGG GGTCACATTCGTTATGGGTCTTTGCCACTTTTTTGACTGGAGACAGTTCAGCCCCATTTCCAGAGTTCACTGCAGTTATGATGCTGGATGATCTTGTCATTGGTCACTATAATTCACAAGAGAGAAGTTTTGTCCAGGAGATACCACAAGAATCGGTTAATGCCACTGAGCAACTGACCATATTAACAGTTTGTAAAGACATGCACGAGGCCATGAAAACTAAAGCATACTATTTAATTGATTACCTAAACTATACAAAAg GCCTTCATGTGCAGCAGAGACTGGTTGGCTGTGAAATTTTCCATGATAAGCCTGGTCGAATGATGACAGTGGAAGCCTTCAATCGCGAGAGTGGCTTTGAGAGACACTATAACATTCAGGGAGACCAGCACACTCAGTGGAAATGGCCTGTGATAAAGAGTAGAGCACAGCTGGAGTATGACGCGTGGCTCTATGCCCACTTTTACCGCCCTCTGTGCATCAGCCAACTCAAGAAATATCTAAAAAAGGAGAAGAACCGTGTGATGGCAAGAG TAAAGCCCAGAGTGAGAGTGATTAAACACTCTTACAGTGACACAGGTGTGGTTCGAATTACCTGCCTGGCAACTGGTTTTTACCCACGTCACATCAACCTGACACTTCTCCAAGATGGCCAACCAGTAAATGAGGAGCAGGTTACAGGAGGAGAACTGCTGCCCAACGCTGATGGAACGTACCAGATGAGGAAGAGTATGGAACTAAGTGCTGAAAAGCAAAGAGGAAGACACACCTACACATGTACTGCTACTCACCTTAGCCTGGATAACAAACTTGACATCAGTTTAG agcCCGACTCTGACCCTGTTGCTGTAGTTCCCTTGGTGCTGGCGCTAGTGATGTTGTGTGTGATTGGAGCTGTGGTTGcctttaaaatatggaggaagaGATACAAACAGACTGATCAG GCCAGCTACATACCTGCCTCAG CCAATGACCAGACAGCAGAAATTGCAGAACACCAACAGATGTGA